Genomic window (Desulfovibrio sp. TomC):
CGTCGCCCACAATGTACATGGTGGCGCCGTCGTCGGGGCTGTAAGCATCGTAGAGGGTGTTGCCGGTTGGCGACGGTGTGAGAAGGCTCCAGGTCGCTGCCTTGGCAGGTTGCACCAAGCCTGCGAGCAGGCAGAGCGTCAGGACGGACCATATGACAAGGATGCGGGAACACGGGACATGCGGGTATTTGAGCATAATGCGTCTCCTCCCTCTGTCGTTGTTCTCGTCAGAGCCTGCAAGCAGGCAGAGTGTGAAGACGGACGATACGGCCAGGACGCGGGAACACGGGACATGCAGGTGTTTGGCCATGATGCGTCTCCTCTCGCTGGCGTTGTGCTTATTCAGTTCAAAATAGTGAGGTTTCTCCCGTGCATCCATGATATTTTAAAATAAAGGAATGAAATTCAAGCTGCTAACATATAGCCAGGGAAGACTCTATTTGATTAACATATTCTTTAGTAAGGTTCCACGTCTTGGTCAAGAGCCTGCGGAGACGAGGATGCCCCCTTTTAGCTGTTTCATCAAAAAGAGTATGGGGAGATCGTTCGATGCTTTCTCCATTCGAGGTTGGCTGGAAGAGGAAAGCGCTCAAGTGGGATACGCGCATTTTGCAAAGAGCGTGGTGGGTATTGTGATGAAAAGGACATGGCCCGGAGTGTTGGTCCGGGCCATGTCCTTGAAAAATGAAACGCGTCGCAGGAGGTTGCGGAAAATTGAGGCGGGATCGTTGGCGGGGAGTGAGCCTGTGCCTGTGTGGCGTCCATGAAACGCATGGCGCGGCGGCAATGCTAGTCGGCGCGCCCCCGGCCAAGGATGCGGGAAACGATGTCGCGGGAGTTGGACTCGGCTTGCAGATATTCTTCGAGCGTCAGTCCCGCGCCCAGGGCCACCTTTTTGCGACGTTCCTGGTTGACCAGATCGCCCGGTTCGTGGGCGTCGTTGTTGATGACCAGTCTGGCCCCGAAACGCCGGGCCAGAACGGCCACGTGGCCGTTGGTCAGGCTGTGTCCTTTGCGGGTGGTGATTTCCAGGGCCACGCCGTGTTCGGCGGCCAGTTCGGCCTCTTCCGGCGTAATCAGTCCCGGATGGGCCAGGATGTCGCAGCCGGCCTCGATGGCCGCCAGATTGGTGCCGGTTTCCACCGGCTCCACAATGGTTTCGCCGTGGACCACGACAAGCTGCGCCCCGGCCGCCCTGGCCCGGTCTATGAGCTGGGGAATAAGCGGCGGCGGCACATGGGTGATCTCCACGCCGCACAGCACCGTTACCCCGAGAAACGCCCCGGTCTCGGCCGCAAACCGGCTGATGTTGGAGACGATGAGATCGAGGTTGGAGTGGTCGGCATGGTCGGTCATGGCCATGGCCCGGTAACCGGCCTTGGCCGCCCGTCTGGCCAGTTCGGCCGGAATGAGGACCCCGTCGGAAAAGGTGGTGTGGGTGTGCAGGTCAATCATGTTCACATCTTGTATTTGGTGTCGTTTGGATCGAATTTTTCGAGCAACTCCGTC
Coding sequences:
- a CDS encoding histidinol phosphate phosphatase domain-containing protein; the encoded protein is MIDLHTHTTFSDGVLIPAELARRAAKAGYRAMAMTDHADHSNLDLIVSNISRFAAETGAFLGVTVLCGVEITHVPPPLIPQLIDRARAAGAQLVVVHGETIVEPVETGTNLAAIEAGCDILAHPGLITPEEAELAAEHGVALEITTRKGHSLTNGHVAVLARRFGARLVINNDAHEPGDLVNQERRKKVALGAGLTLEEYLQAESNSRDIVSRILGRGRAD